The following are from one region of the Chitinivibrionales bacterium genome:
- a CDS encoding penicillin-binding protein activator LpoB produces the protein MTRNAVLQIIASVALVALVGCGGKQVTRIDPNTTTDLSGKWNDTDSRLVAEEMITDCMSRPWLTNNYPNSTPTIIVGNVRNKSHEHINVETFVKDLERTLINSGKVEFVASKNERVQIREEKADQMSGNASEETMKSAGNETGADLMLIGSINTIADQEGNKRVMYYQVDLELIEIETHKKLWIGDKKIKKVITKSKARL, from the coding sequence ATGACAAGAAATGCCGTTTTGCAGATTATTGCATCGGTTGCATTGGTAGCGCTTGTCGGGTGTGGCGGGAAACAGGTGACGCGGATCGATCCCAACACAACCACCGACTTGAGCGGAAAATGGAACGATACCGATTCCCGCCTGGTTGCCGAAGAGATGATTACCGACTGTATGTCCCGTCCGTGGCTAACCAATAATTATCCCAACAGCACACCCACGATTATCGTTGGTAACGTGCGCAATAAAAGTCACGAGCATATCAATGTGGAGACCTTTGTGAAAGATCTGGAACGGACCCTGATCAATTCCGGTAAGGTAGAGTTTGTGGCCAGTAAAAACGAACGGGTACAGATCCGTGAAGAAAAGGCCGATCAGATGAGCGGTAATGCCTCTGAGGAGACCATGAAATCGGCCGGCAACGAAACCGGCGCTGATCTGATGCTCATCGGAAGCATCAATACCATTGCCGATCAGGAAGGGAACAAGCGGGTGATGTATTATCAGGTCGATTTGGAGCTTATCGAAATCGAGACCCATAAAAAGCTCTGGATTGGCGATAAGAAAATCAAAAAGGTTATCACCAAGAGTAAAGCGAGGCTTTAA
- a CDS encoding AsmA family protein gives MAKKSPAKIIGIILVIIVVLLVAAGVTLKIMFPPSKLKAMTMPHIEKALGRDVEIERIGLAVFPYLGVKIRNLQIANTQREGFSDEPFVTLEGFIVKVKVLPLLKRDLQIDEIILTSPHILVETDHTGSFNFDDLAVVAKDTTKEEKPEKEKPEGAGGIPVPLVMEKFIIDDGSVIYHDRKSNMKVGLGKINQRVDVSADKGLKDIKTTGELTMKEISFYSKDVPKPITDLVVTFNHDLVADLVEGTLTINEIKASLQEIYIAMTGKVTNFNQTPTLDLAIKTEKLDLANILAEVPVAMVPEIAKTKGSGSLRLDVAVKGELDSAGPDINGTLVLNNGEINYTELPQKISDMNANIAFNANSLNISKLHLMLGANPVDLKAQVENFASPVVDAALNAKVNLDDIKNIIKLPEGNDLGGMITADVQAKGQVDPNDPTKLAVNGDVELQKVRVVTPAVVQPVLLNGSLDFSNDKIAQKLAVDIGKSSMNLTAQLKDYLALAIPDTSKNYPRPMLTFDLNSPYLNTNEILPASEEKETSEDAPEEKSSTQEPGLLLASPLPNLDMKGTITNDHMIYQEMDLRNVKVAYQCINDIIDMTVQANLFGGSFTQDMNANVQNIENPQIENKLSIDGIQVGELITAFKGYLDNGNVLFGELKKLDESLSGKIALNGDLTTHGGTQQELTDNLNGELTARLKDGKIERGSIFEGLTKVVDKFYNLGAIDFRKMKLTVAIADRLVHLKNFDLNSSYGDWLAEGSIGFNSSLDITLKNYLTKKHSKPVAKMENAATGAAKKGLQAAAKASGLAQYVDPGSVVDDFGTYLDEQGRATLKIQITGTVSKPKFSSPTLVRYDSGGKKQEQKPREQIKEKLQDEINQKKKEAEELAKKKLEEQRRNVEAQKKKAAEEAARKKAEAEAKAREEAKKAEQKAKEEAKDAGKNAVKKLKKMF, from the coding sequence ATGGCCAAAAAGAGCCCTGCAAAAATTATCGGAATTATCCTGGTTATTATCGTTGTCCTGCTTGTTGCCGCGGGTGTTACCTTGAAAATCATGTTTCCGCCGTCAAAGCTCAAAGCGATGACCATGCCGCATATCGAAAAGGCATTAGGCCGCGATGTCGAGATCGAACGGATCGGGCTGGCGGTGTTTCCTTATCTGGGCGTGAAAATCCGGAACCTTCAGATCGCCAATACGCAGCGTGAAGGGTTCAGTGATGAACCTTTTGTCACCCTCGAAGGGTTCATTGTAAAGGTCAAGGTGCTGCCCCTGCTCAAACGGGATCTTCAGATCGATGAAATAATACTGACGTCACCGCATATCCTGGTGGAGACCGACCACACAGGCTCGTTCAATTTCGATGACCTTGCGGTAGTGGCAAAAGACACCACCAAAGAAGAAAAGCCCGAAAAAGAGAAGCCTGAAGGTGCGGGAGGAATTCCGGTACCGCTTGTCATGGAGAAATTTATCATCGACGACGGCTCGGTGATCTATCACGACCGGAAAAGCAACATGAAGGTCGGGCTGGGGAAGATCAATCAGCGCGTGGATGTATCAGCCGATAAGGGCCTGAAAGATATCAAAACCACCGGTGAGCTTACCATGAAAGAGATTTCGTTCTACTCAAAGGATGTACCCAAGCCGATTACCGACCTTGTAGTGACCTTTAATCACGATCTGGTTGCAGACCTGGTTGAAGGCACACTCACGATCAACGAAATCAAAGCCTCGTTGCAGGAAATCTATATCGCCATGACCGGAAAGGTCACCAATTTCAACCAGACTCCCACCCTCGATCTGGCGATCAAAACCGAAAAACTCGACCTCGCGAACATCCTGGCCGAAGTTCCGGTTGCCATGGTTCCCGAGATCGCCAAGACAAAAGGTTCCGGCTCGCTTCGGCTCGATGTTGCGGTCAAAGGCGAACTCGACTCAGCAGGACCGGATATCAACGGTACCCTTGTGCTCAACAACGGCGAAATCAACTATACCGAGCTGCCCCAGAAAATCAGCGATATGAATGCAAACATCGCGTTCAACGCAAACAGCCTGAATATCTCGAAACTTCATCTCATGCTGGGCGCCAATCCGGTTGATCTGAAAGCACAGGTGGAAAATTTCGCCTCGCCGGTTGTCGACGCCGCGTTGAATGCAAAAGTGAACCTCGACGATATCAAAAATATTATCAAGCTCCCCGAAGGCAACGATCTGGGCGGGATGATTACCGCCGATGTCCAAGCGAAAGGGCAGGTCGATCCCAACGATCCCACCAAACTTGCGGTAAACGGTGATGTGGAGCTTCAAAAGGTAAGGGTAGTAACACCGGCAGTTGTCCAACCGGTGCTACTTAACGGCTCCCTCGATTTTTCCAACGATAAAATCGCCCAGAAACTCGCTGTTGATATCGGAAAATCATCGATGAACCTTACCGCACAGCTCAAGGATTATCTCGCCCTTGCTATTCCGGATACATCGAAGAACTATCCCCGCCCCATGCTCACGTTCGATCTGAATTCACCCTATCTCAACACCAATGAGATTCTTCCCGCATCTGAAGAAAAAGAAACATCGGAAGACGCGCCGGAAGAAAAATCTTCGACCCAGGAACCCGGACTCCTTCTGGCATCGCCGCTTCCGAACCTGGACATGAAAGGTACGATTACAAACGACCATATGATCTATCAGGAAATGGACCTCCGCAATGTAAAGGTTGCTTACCAGTGCATCAACGACATTATCGACATGACGGTACAAGCAAACCTCTTTGGCGGCTCATTTACTCAAGACATGAACGCCAATGTGCAGAATATCGAAAATCCACAAATCGAAAACAAACTCAGTATCGACGGTATTCAGGTCGGCGAACTGATTACGGCTTTCAAAGGATATCTTGATAATGGCAATGTGTTGTTCGGAGAACTCAAAAAACTGGACGAATCCCTTTCGGGTAAAATCGCACTTAACGGAGACTTGACCACCCATGGCGGGACACAGCAGGAGTTGACCGACAACCTCAACGGTGAACTGACAGCACGGCTAAAAGACGGCAAAATTGAGCGGGGTTCTATTTTCGAAGGCCTGACAAAAGTTGTTGACAAGTTCTATAACCTTGGTGCGATTGATTTCAGAAAAATGAAACTCACGGTCGCTATCGCCGACCGCTTGGTACACCTTAAAAACTTCGATTTGAATTCATCCTACGGTGACTGGCTGGCCGAAGGCTCGATCGGGTTTAATTCATCGTTGGATATAACCCTGAAGAACTATCTTACCAAAAAGCACTCAAAGCCGGTTGCGAAAATGGAAAACGCAGCAACCGGGGCGGCGAAAAAAGGACTTCAAGCCGCTGCAAAAGCCTCGGGACTGGCACAATATGTGGATCCCGGCTCCGTGGTTGATGATTTCGGCACCTATCTTGACGAGCAGGGGCGGGCCACGCTTAAGATTCAGATTACCGGAACAGTCTCCAAGCCGAAATTTTCGTCTCCCACCCTGGTACGCTATGACAGCGGCGGTAAAAAACAGGAACAGAAGCCCCGAGAGCAGATCAAGGAAAAACTCCAGGACGAGATTAATCAGAAGAAAAAAGAAGCCGAAGAGTTAGCAAAGAAAAAGCTCGAAGAGCAACGAAGGAACGTCGAAGCACAGAAGAAAAAAGCTGCCGAAGAAGCTGCCCGTAAAAAGGCCGAAGCCGAAGCAAAAGCTCGTGAAGAGGCCAAAAAAGCCGAGCAAAAAGCAAAAGAAGAAGCAAAGGATGCGGGGAAAAACGCGGTGAAGAAATTGAAGAAAATGTTTTAA
- a CDS encoding PAS domain-containing protein translates to MPHGPSRAYMEEYMAKKRKESDTNQTSKKKQNPALQKAPEGSSTQRESFPVVGLGSSAGGLEALQIFFSHMPVDSGMAFVVVTHQHPGHESVLPELLRRETDMPAHEITDGMSIEPDQVYVLGPGSHVTIDRGVLHLMERGHAGGHDAPIDIFFRSLAHDMHERAIAIVLSGTGSDGTLGIKEVKAQGGMIVVQEPSAAKYGGMPTSARDTGVVDFIEPPEKMPECMQNYANGPYLQPRTPQEDDRFTDKDLEAILRFIRSRIGHDFSSYKRSTIHRRIERRMSVHGLEKAQDYLDFLHENRQETQMLFSELLISVTSFFRDPEAFKLLQEKYLTELVVSRPDNHEFRVWVPGCATGEEVYSIAIILSDIKQKSRKPITFSVFGTDLDERAIQRARRGVYPESISVDVSPERLERYFSREGEDMYSVRKSIRDMLVFAPHNVLSDPPFLKIDLLVCRNLLIYLQQDLQKLLLPTFHYALAPGGILFLGSSESVGPHTDLFESLDTRWKIYRRKDVPTELPRLPAQPGKHEAEAQAEREQPGPPRQLQTNRRIERLLLSRFAPVSIVADRNGTIVYIHGRTGFYLEPEEQNPQNNIIEMAREGLRLPLSAAIHHVQTKDQEITRRAVRVKTNGTYLSVDLTVSPIQEPESLRGLLLITLTRAAPPSKAPETEKAEGENEVPPERVEELEKELLSVRESNQTMIEELQSSNEELQSSNEELQSTNEELQSSKEEMESLNEELTTVNNELDSKVVDLRQAHDDMRNLLNSTDLGVIFLDQQLRVKRYTEKVRGLISFRDSDIGRPIGDLSAQLKYDNLLEDCKNVLNTLVRKEIEVATKDGTWHLMRILPYRTAENVIGGVVITFVDISRLKESESHAESMGFFYDIVNTIGEPLILLDKNMHVQYVNNAFIGTFATSFEKVRGKKIYDLGNGQWDIPQFHALLEEILPKNTEFNDFKVEHDFPAIGRRTFLLNCRRLKRAEGAEELIFLAMKEKE, encoded by the coding sequence GTGCCGCATGGGCCGAGCCGGGCCTATATGGAGGAGTATATGGCAAAGAAGCGCAAAGAATCGGACACAAATCAAACATCGAAGAAAAAGCAGAACCCGGCTTTGCAAAAGGCACCTGAAGGCAGTTCGACACAGCGGGAGTCATTTCCGGTTGTCGGCCTGGGGTCGTCGGCCGGCGGGCTCGAGGCGCTGCAGATATTTTTCAGTCATATGCCCGTTGACAGCGGCATGGCTTTTGTGGTGGTGACACACCAGCATCCGGGGCATGAGAGTGTTCTTCCGGAGCTGTTGCGCAGAGAAACCGATATGCCGGCGCATGAGATCACCGACGGCATGAGCATCGAGCCCGATCAGGTCTATGTTCTCGGGCCCGGCAGCCATGTAACTATCGATCGAGGGGTGCTCCACTTGATGGAGAGGGGGCATGCCGGAGGGCATGATGCGCCGATCGATATCTTTTTCCGCTCGCTTGCCCATGACATGCATGAGCGGGCGATTGCTATCGTCCTCTCCGGAACCGGTTCTGACGGTACGTTGGGAATCAAGGAGGTCAAGGCCCAGGGCGGCATGATCGTTGTTCAGGAGCCGTCCGCTGCAAAATATGGCGGTATGCCGACCAGCGCGCGGGATACGGGTGTTGTGGATTTTATCGAGCCGCCGGAAAAGATGCCGGAATGTATGCAGAATTATGCCAATGGCCCGTATCTTCAGCCAAGAACACCGCAAGAAGATGATCGTTTCACCGACAAAGATCTTGAGGCGATTTTACGATTTATCCGCTCACGGATCGGTCATGATTTTTCTTCGTATAAGCGCAGCACCATCCACCGGCGTATCGAGCGCCGCATGAGTGTCCACGGCCTGGAAAAAGCACAGGACTACCTCGATTTTCTCCATGAAAACCGTCAGGAAACGCAGATGCTGTTTTCTGAATTGTTAATCAGCGTGACCAGCTTTTTCAGGGATCCCGAGGCCTTTAAACTACTGCAGGAGAAATATCTTACCGAACTGGTCGTATCCCGTCCCGACAACCACGAGTTCCGTGTCTGGGTGCCGGGCTGTGCCACGGGGGAAGAAGTTTACAGCATCGCGATCATTCTTTCTGATATCAAGCAGAAGTCCCGGAAACCGATAACGTTCAGTGTTTTCGGCACCGATCTTGATGAAAGGGCCATCCAGCGCGCCCGGCGGGGGGTATATCCCGAAAGTATTTCGGTTGATGTTTCCCCCGAGCGGCTGGAGCGTTATTTCAGCCGTGAAGGCGAGGACATGTATTCGGTCCGGAAAAGTATCAGGGACATGCTGGTGTTTGCGCCTCATAACGTGCTCAGCGATCCGCCGTTTCTGAAAATCGATCTGCTGGTGTGCCGCAATCTGTTGATCTATCTCCAGCAGGACCTCCAAAAGCTGCTTCTGCCGACCTTTCACTATGCATTGGCACCGGGCGGCATTCTGTTTTTAGGCTCTTCCGAGAGTGTCGGGCCCCATACCGATCTTTTCGAATCGCTGGATACCCGCTGGAAAATATACCGCCGCAAGGATGTGCCGACCGAACTGCCGAGACTGCCTGCCCAGCCGGGGAAGCATGAGGCTGAGGCGCAGGCGGAACGAGAGCAGCCCGGCCCGCCCCGTCAGTTGCAAACAAACCGTCGGATCGAGCGCCTCCTGCTCAGTCGATTTGCCCCGGTCAGCATTGTGGCCGATCGTAACGGCACTATCGTGTATATCCACGGAAGAACCGGTTTTTATCTTGAGCCCGAAGAGCAGAACCCACAAAACAATATCATCGAGATGGCCCGTGAAGGGCTGCGTCTTCCCCTCTCCGCCGCCATTCATCATGTCCAGACAAAAGACCAGGAAATTACGCGACGCGCAGTCAGGGTCAAGACAAACGGAACCTACCTGAGCGTCGATCTAACCGTCTCTCCCATACAGGAACCCGAATCACTCCGCGGTCTGCTGCTGATTACGCTCACACGAGCCGCTCCTCCTTCCAAAGCTCCCGAGACGGAAAAGGCCGAAGGTGAAAACGAAGTTCCTCCCGAGCGGGTCGAAGAACTCGAAAAGGAACTGCTCTCGGTCAGAGAATCGAATCAGACCATGATTGAAGAGCTCCAGTCGAGCAACGAAGAACTGCAGAGTTCCAACGAAGAGCTGCAATCGACCAACGAAGAGCTTCAGAGCTCCAAGGAAGAGATGGAGTCGCTCAATGAAGAGCTTACCACGGTAAACAATGAACTTGACAGTAAGGTGGTTGACCTGCGGCAGGCGCACGATGACATGCGTAACCTGCTCAACAGCACCGATCTGGGAGTGATATTCCTGGACCAGCAACTGCGGGTGAAACGGTATACCGAGAAGGTGCGGGGCCTGATCAGTTTCAGGGATTCCGATATCGGCCGTCCCATCGGCGACCTGTCCGCCCAGTTGAAATACGATAATCTGCTCGAAGACTGCAAAAACGTTCTGAACACCCTGGTGCGGAAGGAAATTGAGGTCGCTACAAAAGACGGCACCTGGCACCTCATGCGGATTCTCCCCTATCGTACCGCCGAGAATGTTATCGGCGGCGTGGTGATAACATTTGTTGACATATCGCGTCTGAAGGAAAGCGAAAGTCATGCCGAATCAATGGGGTTTTTTTATGATATTGTCAATACTATCGGAGAACCGCTTATTCTGCTCGACAAAAACATGCATGTGCAGTATGTCAACAATGCCTTTATCGGTACTTTTGCAACCAGCTTCGAAAAGGTGCGCGGCAAAAAAATCTACGATCTCGGCAACGGCCAATGGGATATCCCGCAATTTCACGCCCTGCTGGAAGAAATCCTGCCTAAAAATACGGAGTTCAACGATTTTAAGGTTGAGCATGACTTTCCGGCTATCGGTCGCCGGACATTCCTGCTCAATTGCCGCCGCCTCAAACGCGCCGAAGGCGCCGAGGAGTTGATTTTTCTGGCAATGAAAGAGAAGGAGTGA
- a CDS encoding PAS domain S-box protein produces the protein MKATKMCNSNKKAEFRKRAEERLQKTRDEVASMATEDVQELIYELQVHQIELEMRNDEIVQAQEETTMARDRYQRLYEFAPEGYITLDEDLVIREANEVAASLLGVSRRQLVGDRISRHAVSEDRDICYKYLREISTIKQPQKVEIRFEPKPEDRRIVQLQAKFSRCPIAGQVEIPVALTDITEEHNARDALRYSEQRYRFLYEQSQLTNVVLGLDGKITDINEAALRRMGYCKEEVIGQPLINFIVPAQRETITQWIDEVAHGGPAESIDIEVYDKDGSVRTFMTAAGNVMLYDNGNPSGMLFSASDITERKQLEEQLQQRARELAESNKELEAFAHSISHDLRNPLNNLLAMSDLLLHSFSEKLDKDGVWCVHEVERSAQRMSATISDLLRLSRVTRHEPVPEQIDLSEMAGIIVAELQKAKPRPNIRVTIKENMTVVADSGLMHNVLYNLLENSWKYTGNREDPSIEFGSFERDDRTIFYVRDNGEGFDMDKAGELFEPFRRLSTSHKYEGTGIGLSLVKRVVARHHGQIWAESEKGKGATFYFYLG, from the coding sequence ATGAAAGCAACCAAAATGTGCAACAGCAACAAAAAAGCAGAATTCCGCAAGCGTGCGGAGGAGCGTTTGCAGAAAACGCGTGATGAGGTAGCATCGATGGCAACCGAAGATGTTCAGGAACTTATCTATGAACTTCAGGTGCACCAGATAGAGCTGGAGATGCGCAATGATGAAATCGTGCAGGCGCAGGAAGAGACTACGATGGCCCGCGACCGGTATCAGCGGCTGTACGAGTTTGCACCCGAGGGATACATTACGCTGGATGAAGACCTTGTGATTCGGGAAGCCAATGAGGTTGCGGCATCGCTTCTGGGAGTGAGCCGCCGGCAGCTTGTCGGCGACCGGATCTCGCGGCATGCGGTTTCAGAAGACCGGGATATCTGCTATAAGTATCTTAGAGAAATTTCCACAATAAAGCAGCCGCAAAAAGTGGAAATCAGGTTTGAGCCGAAGCCGGAAGACCGGCGAATCGTCCAGCTCCAGGCAAAATTCAGCCGCTGCCCGATAGCCGGGCAGGTAGAGATACCTGTCGCTTTAACCGATATCACCGAGGAGCACAACGCCAGGGATGCCCTCAGGTATTCGGAACAGCGTTACCGGTTTCTCTATGAGCAGTCGCAGTTGACAAATGTTGTGCTCGGTCTCGATGGAAAAATTACCGATATCAATGAAGCGGCCCTGCGGAGAATGGGGTATTGCAAGGAAGAGGTTATCGGGCAGCCGCTCATCAATTTTATTGTTCCTGCGCAGCGGGAAACTATCACGCAATGGATCGATGAAGTCGCCCATGGCGGACCTGCGGAATCGATCGATATCGAAGTGTATGACAAGGATGGCTCGGTACGGACGTTCATGACCGCGGCGGGAAACGTTATGCTCTATGACAATGGAAATCCTTCGGGCATGCTTTTCAGCGCCAGCGATATTACCGAGCGGAAGCAGCTTGAGGAACAGCTTCAGCAACGCGCCCGGGAATTGGCCGAATCCAACAAGGAGCTCGAAGCCTTTGCGCATTCAATTTCGCACGACCTGCGCAACCCGCTCAATAACCTGCTCGCCATGTCGGATTTGCTGCTGCACTCCTTTTCCGAGAAACTTGACAAAGACGGTGTCTGGTGTGTGCACGAAGTGGAGCGGAGCGCACAACGCATGTCGGCAACGATTTCGGATCTGCTCCGTCTCTCCCGGGTAACTCGCCACGAGCCGGTTCCCGAACAGATCGATCTCAGCGAAATGGCCGGAATTATTGTGGCGGAGCTGCAGAAAGCAAAGCCCCGCCCGAATATACGCGTGACGATCAAAGAAAATATGACCGTAGTCGCGGACAGCGGCCTGATGCACAATGTGCTCTACAATCTTTTAGAAAACTCCTGGAAATACACCGGTAACCGGGAGGACCCGTCAATCGAGTTCGGCAGTTTCGAGCGTGACGACAGAACGATATTTTATGTCCGTGACAACGGAGAAGGCTTTGATATGGACAAGGCCGGCGAGCTGTTCGAGCCGTTTCGGCGCCTGAGCACCAGCCATAAATATGAAGGCACCGGGATCGGCCTATCCCTTGTCAAGAGGGTTGTCGCCCGTCACCACGGACAGATATGGGCCGAGAGCGAGAAGGGGAAGGGCGCAACTTTTTATTTCTACCTTGGGTAG
- a CDS encoding DUF2442 domain-containing protein, with the protein MNPRIKDVKPLDDYMLELLFTNGEHGLYDCKPLLDFGVFRELKDITYFQQAHAEHGTVVWPHEQDICPDTLYLDSKKDVPMTSF; encoded by the coding sequence ATGAACCCGAGAATTAAAGATGTTAAGCCGCTAGACGACTACATGCTTGAACTGCTATTCACCAATGGAGAGCATGGACTTTATGATTGTAAACCGTTGCTTGATTTTGGCGTGTTTAGAGAACTGAAAGATATTACCTATTTCCAGCAGGCGCATGCCGAACACGGAACGGTTGTATGGCCACATGAACAGGACATCTGTCCCGACACACTTTATCTTGATTCGAAAAAAGATGTTCCGATGACAAGCTTTTAA
- a CDS encoding DUF4160 domain-containing protein, with product MPAISMFYGIIIYMYFIDNKQHKAPHIHAQYQEQEVVIRIPDGNVLEGSIPANKMKLVSAWIELHKDELMADWQLAAQGDQPYKIDPLK from the coding sequence ATGCCCGCAATATCGATGTTTTATGGGATTATTATCTATATGTATTTCATTGACAACAAGCAACATAAAGCGCCGCATATTCATGCGCAATACCAGGAACAGGAAGTTGTTATAAGGATTCCCGATGGAAATGTCCTTGAGGGCTCTATTCCAGCGAATAAAATGAAATTGGTCTCTGCCTGGATTGAGCTTCACAAGGATGAATTAATGGCTGATTGGCAGCTTGCCGCGCAAGGTGATCAGCCGTACAAAATAGATCCTCTGAAGTGA